In Ciona intestinalis chromosome 7, KH, whole genome shotgun sequence, the genomic window TCTGTGTTAAAATCTGCTTTGCTATCTATTTTGCAGTACAATAAACGCGATTGAAATTATTAGCAGGATAAAAATCAACAATCATCAATAAAAAAGTAGCAAATTGTATTGATAAAATTATAGTTAAttcacatttgttttaaatttctacCTAGGCATTATataagggtgttggggtaataggctaAATTTGGCATTAATCCCAGGTCTCTCAAAATCTAACCAAATTCCTTACCCATAGAGAATAGAAAGCATTATATGTTAGTTATggtgtttatttaattaattacaattaAGATAATTACTTTAATTGCAGTAACATTTATTATATCACTTCCACCGGGTGTCTCCATCACTCAAGTGAGCGCTTCGCTGGCAAACATTTCTTCCAATGGATCGGCAATTGCAGTTGAGGGTatccaatttttgtttttaaaattttgttaaaatttgcaacatatttttaaaactttgttttgtgaCTCTATAATTTTGTAGctcaacattaaaaaaaaacatactaaAATTAGGTTGTcacttgtatttttttatttttgtagccCCATAgctctttttatttattgttttttaaaaacatttgtattaaaaattaggtcaacacatttaataaaaaaatgttttgtagcCCTATAGTTTTCTGAACCAAAAAAAGTAgtgtaaagttacatattttattccatACAGATTTTTTCACGTTGTACGTCCAGctatttctgtatttttttaaaaaaaaagtttgaaatttttggaattacaaattaatgtattaaaaaaatttgaagtgctgtttctgtattttaaaaatgctatttctgtattttaaagAAGTTTGAAATTCAACAAATTTTACTTGCAGACAACAACGAATGTGACTCCTTTACAAGCCCATGCCATGAGTTTGCTACTTGTGACAACTTACCAGGagtatttgaatgtttttgcaAAGCTGGGTTCGTTCCAGAAGATTCTTTACAGACACGCGGTGACCTGGTTTGCCTAGGTGAGTCTTAAAATCTAAAACGCTggatatatttttacctttgtgTTTCTTAATGGCAGTTGCTCTTATTCTTACCCAGTGGTAACTTATGGCGTATGGGTTGTTCAAGTTAGGCaagattcataaaaaaatatgaaaaataaaaaaaacttctttatatcaaccacaaagtaacatacttggtaacacgtaagctggcacgagttaTATTcgtgtggtaactcataagcaagCCGGATAAGTATGAAATGTATCATCaaattataatgactgtctaaataagttacattcaataaaagctttacttatattttttaaatacatgaaaGACTAcacaatttattaatttgtctCACATAAAAATTGcagatatttttacatttttttgtatattataaaataattgcgtattttataatttttttttatttttttattatgacatcataatttcCAGATGTGGACGAGTGCTTGGAGTCATCTATATGTGACATCCTATCATCCCAGTGCACTAACACACCTGGTTCCTACTTTTGTGACTGCTTGGTTGGCTTTGAGCCTCTTCTTGGTGCAAATGATTCTTGTAGTGgtaagtttttgttattttatgttttttaaaaacgagGAGTGTTCTGTACCTTCTATTTTTGCGACAGGTATTTCACAACAGTACATACTATGATGGTGACATTAGTTAACTCATTTGAGATTGATATAAGCTGATATTTCTTTATGACAAAGGCAGGGCAATTAATGAAAATTACTAActcagtggttactaatgtgTAGTGTAGCGCCCTGGGTTTTGAGGTCATTGGCTAAAGTCAGGTCTAAATCTCTGATTCTATAGCATGAAATGACCATTtatacccacatagaatagaatgggagtagaataaaaaagtgtaaaccttttgttaacaaaatattttgaatttcttCACTACTGGTATAACTACCCTAAAACACAATTATACCATTAAGTTATAGGTTTTCATGAAACAGACTTTTGTTTGGGTGGAAACTGGTAAAACCAATGTGACTTCTATTTTACACGATTTTAAAATGACCATTTAAATCAATGATATTATTTTCAGATATTAATGAGTGTGACATTGACATATGTGACCACTATGGTGAGCATGGGAAATGCACAAATACCTTTGGAAGTTATTTCTGCTCTTGTGAAACAGGGTATTATCTCCATCCCACTACTGGAATGTGTCaaggtaaaatatacaatataacaaGTTTAACAAATAGTACCATAGAGTAGAGTATATGCCTTAACcatttaatatttagaaaagTACACGTactagggtggaggaagacgggacacattttagcgcataatatctaaatatcttgattgtgttttaaacaattaacaacagtctataggagttgagacgatacaattttatacctatttgaatgttctttgtttagtacaaaatgggacaagaaactagaacaaaaatgtgtcccatcttcccccaccctactatatgataataaaacaatattagttaaaacaataaagagaaGAGAATAACCAaccaaacaacaatttttaagcAGGCACTCTTATGCTTCTAGTATTGTTAAAAGTCTTTCGAAACATATACAATGTACCATCAtcaaataaagtataaaataagCATAGTATGCTTTTAATGACAATTTGTGTTGCTagtttccttctcttcgttgttttaataaattattttgtttttggtattaaattaaaagataaataaaaattaatgaatggATATCGAATTTATATAATgctattactttaaaataatattttcgaATTCATATAATgctattactttaaaataatattttcgaATTCATATAATgctattactttaaaataatattttataaagggTGCAGCTAGATGTTGTAgaatttgttgtattttttctacATATGTTTTGCCATAACCTACTGTTTTTGCAGAGCTTTTACAGTGcacagcttttaaaaatgtaaaaggtTTGGTTTCAAATCTATTGAACGATATTGCTACAAATGGAAATGCATCGGATTCTGAATATCAGGTAAATATTGGTGCATTTTAGTGTACATTTTTATACCTGtagtaatatatattcttGTTATGTTTAtcaatgtatattttttgggttttttttaactgtttttttttaagtttttgagAGTTTTTACCCTGAGGCCTTACCCATTTTTAAGAGTTTTTAGCCGGGCCTTACCCAAAAATATGAACATATTACAACTGATATTCTggtacttctgctaccaggcataatgtaaaaaatcttttaacagctcatctggtataaaacattAGTGTATTTCCAGCGTTTAGTCTGTCATGCGGCAACTCAAACGCTCTGGACTAAGCATTTTAAGATTTTAGCATaatattttgcagtttttttgttatatatttttttaggcaGTATACATCATTCTCTGATAAGATCTTGCCCGATGCCAGACCAAATGTCTGAAATGTCCTTTTTGTTTTGataccagatgagctgttCAAAGACTATTTATATTACAACACTTTTCCGTTTTTACAGAGCACTGCTGCAGCTTTATCTTTATCTGGCAGTCCGATATTCAACATTATAACGCCCCAAAGCTCAGTTACAGAGTTATACGGCGGTCTAAATGATGATTTTTTCGATCTTTTGCGTACATACCTTCCGTGTGACTTATCTGCTACATGTAACATTGGaaacacaagttacatttgtgaaTGCCTCGATGGGTTTTCGGGAGATGGCTTCAGTTGTTTAGGTTTGTAAaattatgtagtagggtggggcaagacaagacacctttagcacataatatccaaatatcttgatcatgttttaaacaaataacaaaggtCAATGGGAGTTTGAGGATttggttttttaattctttcaatgttctttgtttactaccaaataggacggggaaattgaaagaaaagttgtcccatcttccctcaccctattATACTCTTTTGTTGGAAATAACATCTTATTTCGATaccagattttttaaaattatatatattggtgcaattttttttgtctgtgttttataaataaagaatacatGTTGTCCAAAAAAGATTTTGTCTATTTTATGTTACTGTTAGATTTCCttacacatttaaattttttcagaCAATGACGAGTGTGCTATGGGTCTTGATAATTGTGACAGCTCTACTGCTACTTGCACAAACACTATTGGATCTTTCACCTGCAGTTGTAAACATGGATACATTGGCTCTGGATTAGTAGGGGATTGTCAAGGTAATAGTATACTTATGTAAGATTAAGGGTATAATGTTGTACAGCATCAGTCTGtgctgtagcacagttggttaacGTGCATGCTTCtaaaccagaggtaatgggttcaaggccttGTGTTACTGCCATTGTGGGCTATGTGTTTTTGGGAGAGACACTTACAGCAATTGCTgtgactaatgggttgttcaaattatcagccacacataaaaaatccacaaaaaataatcactcacagagtaaaatacttggtaactcgtaagctggtgtatgaaacagaacacacgtgttataacgactgacagtttccggccatgtgaggataaactAAATTACATTCTTTTACCTATAGTTTGGCTACTTTAGCATAGGGTgcatgaaacaggacacctgtATTATCTTGAGGTTAAACTATCTTTACTTTTGTTctaattaaaactttgtttattaattaaatagaTTACACTGTTTGGTATATTGGTCATGCCTTTTAGCTTTGTTCTTGTGTTTAATACGTTCTGTCCTTTTACAATATTGCATACTACTCTGACTTTTATTGCTCTgactgcaaaaaaacaaaataaagtcatttACTCATGAAAGTAATAAGAATTTTTTCAATCTTTAAAATGTATGAGATTTTAGACACTTAAGTTTCATGTAAATACTctctttatttatatattgccAGATATAAACGAATGTGAAAATGCTGCTACATGCGACAACCATTCCAACTGTACCAACACTGCtggaagttttatttgtttgtgtcATGAGGGCTATACTGGTGATGGGGTCACGTGTCAAGGTAAAAtcagtgatttttttattgtggtGCATAGCTTGCCAAATGATAGTGGTTTACGCATCTGCTTCAGAGGTtgcaggttcaaggcttggtgTTGTTGGGTTTGTGTAATTACTCTAACCCTGTAATCTcctaaagttacatatgtcaTAACTCCTAAGCAGGCACcggatgtatgaaacagaatactaatgttgtaataaaccaccatgcaaggataaataagttacattcatgtatTAAGTAAGAGATTGACGAAGCCATTTAGTCATACAACCTATgcactgtttttttacattcattcattcattgttgtTGGtatgctatcattgtgggcttatgtgtccttgggtaatgGATTgccaaaattatcagccacacataaaacaaataaaaaattacacacaaagttacatacatggcaactcagaagctggcacaaggtgtatgaacaacggatgtatgaatacccgtgttataccgactgtcctTTTATggccacgagaggataaagcaagttacattcatttattcattcatagaCCTTGATGAATGCAACTCTAGTGTCCTAAATAGATGTGATGCGATTGCAAATTGTGTGAACTATGAAGGAGGTTATAGCTGTACATGTACATCTGGCACTATAGATGTGTTAGGTGATGGTAGTTTTTGTGATGGTaagtttttcagttttaaaagagaaaaactttcattttataaagactggtaaaactgttttatttttttttcgacaAGATGTTGCTCCAacttaaaattctaaaatgggttgtctaaactgtcagccaaacagaaaaataatcacctacaaagttacacacatggtaactttttAGTGGGCATTGTCGTTGCACTGCcaggcaaggataaataagttatatctCTTTATGCCTATTATATAAGTAATCTAAGGGTAACAGGTTGCCTATCTTAAATCCTTGATTCTCTTACaggaacctcacccatatagaatagttaTATCATTAATAACATTCAGTTATTTATCAGACCAAGAAGATGAATGCATACCATCATTGGAAGGTGACCAACTTCCTTGTGAAATTAATCCAACTTCATTATCATGCAAAATACAAACCAACTTCCCAGAAAAAGCAAGAATTCTCTTTAAGTCTT contains:
- the LOC100182312 gene encoding fibrillin-1-like isoform X1 — protein: MVQEGKVMLLALGLVLLVSFCAQTEAQLTFIISLPPGVSITQVSASLANISSNGSAIAVEDNNECDSFTSPCHEFATCDNLPGVFECFCKAGFVPEDSLQTRGDLVCLDVDECLESSICDILSSQCTNTPGSYFCDCLVGFEPLLGANDSCSDINECDIDICDHYGEHGKCTNTFGSYFCSCETGYYLHPTTGMCQELLQCTAFKNVKGLVSNLLNDIATNGNASDSEYQSTAAALSLSGSPIFNIITPQSSVTELYGGLNDDFFDLLRTYLPCDLSATCNIGNTSYICECLDGFSGDGFSCLDNDECAMGLDNCDSSTATCTNTIGSFTCSCKHGYIGSGLVGDCQDINECENAATCDNHSNCTNTAGSFICLCHEGYTGDGVTCQDLDECNSSVLNRCDAIANCVNYEGGYSCTCTSGTIDVLGDGSFCDDQEDECIPSLEGDQLPCEINPTSLSCKIQTNFPEKARILFKSFRSMFMVPSDIRDVHCSDGGLSTTSSSIFGGGFSTESLEASLPPTEATTVELPPEEDFEDDLPPGGEDLFTTPPLPLDPDDELSSSSSSSFLSL
- the LOC100182312 gene encoding fibrillin-1-like isoform X2: MHNHAVSSDVPYLFNDVATQAISEVTFIISLPPGVSITQVSASLANISSNGSAIAVEDNNECDSFTSPCHEFATCDNLPGVFECFCKAGFVPEDSLQTRGDLVCLDVDECLESSICDILSSQCTNTPGSYFCDCLVGFEPLLGANDSCSDINECDIDICDHYGEHGKCTNTFGSYFCSCETGYYLHPTTGMCQELLQCTAFKNVKGLVSNLLNDIATNGNASDSEYQSTAAALSLSGSPIFNIITPQSSVTELYGGLNDDFFDLLRTYLPCDLSATCNIGNTSYICECLDGFSGDGFSCLDNDECAMGLDNCDSSTATCTNTIGSFTCSCKHGYIGSGLVGDCQDINECENAATCDNHSNCTNTAGSFICLCHEGYTGDGVTCQDLDECNSSVLNRCDAIANCVNYEGGYSCTCTSGTIDVLGDGSFCDDQEDECIPSLEGDQLPCEINPTSLSCKIQTNFPEKARILFKSFRSMFMVPSDIRDVHCSDGGLSTTSSSIFGGGFSTESLEASLPPTEATTVELPPEEDFEDDLPPGGEDLFTTPPLPLDPDDELSSSSSSSFLSL